The following coding sequences are from one Flavobacteriales bacterium window:
- a CDS encoding site-specific integrase — MFKKIEVKTLVYKNEQRLALYFPYNEELVKLIKSFPDAAWSNSNKCWHIANGRNNMKELFQVFNGKAYIDTTAIFSNKEKTKNRVEKLSEKVKLNTTLTNQQIEKITQFKDWLSSRRYSPNTIKTYIEALRTFLRFYYNKPLNEINNQDLIKFNNEYILKNGYSSSFQNQVVNAIKLFFKKIENTQLEFDLIYRPKQEKKLPNVLSKEEIKQILEAPSNLKHKSMLSLIYACGLRRSELLNLKPADVDSKRKLLIIRQSKGKKDRITPISEKIIVLLREYFKIYKPSTWLFEGQVVGSKYSERSIEEVLKKSVTLAKINKPVTLHWLRHSYATHLLESGTDLRYIQELLGHNSSKTTEIYTYVSTKNIQQIKSPFDDL; from the coding sequence ATGTTCAAAAAAATAGAAGTTAAAACCCTTGTTTACAAAAATGAACAACGATTAGCACTTTATTTTCCTTACAACGAAGAGTTAGTTAAATTAATAAAGTCTTTTCCTGATGCTGCTTGGAGTAACTCTAATAAATGTTGGCATATAGCAAATGGCAGAAACAATATGAAAGAATTGTTTCAGGTATTTAATGGAAAAGCCTATATTGATACAACAGCTATATTCTCAAATAAAGAAAAAACAAAAAATAGGGTGGAGAAACTTTCTGAAAAAGTTAAACTTAATACAACACTTACAAACCAACAGATAGAAAAAATAACACAATTTAAAGATTGGTTAAGCAGCAGAAGATACTCGCCAAACACAATAAAAACATATATAGAAGCACTTCGAACTTTTTTAAGATTTTATTACAATAAACCGTTAAACGAAATCAATAATCAAGATTTGATAAAGTTTAACAATGAATATATTCTAAAAAATGGCTACTCGTCTTCATTTCAAAATCAAGTGGTAAATGCTATAAAATTGTTTTTCAAAAAAATTGAAAATACTCAACTTGAATTTGATTTAATTTATCGCCCTAAGCAAGAGAAAAAGTTGCCGAATGTTTTGAGTAAAGAAGAAATAAAACAAATATTGGAAGCTCCTTCAAACCTAAAACACAAATCCATGCTGAGTTTAATTTATGCTTGTGGATTAAGAAGAAGTGAATTGTTAAATTTAAAACCTGCCGATGTTGACTCAAAAAGAAAACTCTTAATAATTAGACAGAGTAAAGGTAAAAAAGATAGAATTACACCTATTTCAGAAAAAATTATTGTGCTACTTCGTGAATATTTTAAAATATACAAGCCCAGCACCTGGCTTTTTGAAGGACAAGTAGTAGGCTCAAAATATTCTGAAAGAAGTATTGAAGAAGTTTTAAAAAAATCTGTTACATTAGCTAAAATAAATAAACCTGTTACTTTACATTGGTTGAGACACAGTTATGCCACACATTTATTGGAAAGCGGAACTGATTTGAGATATATTCAAGAATTACTAGGGCATAATAGCAGTAAAACAACAGAAATTTACACTTATGTTAGCACAAAAAATATTCAACAAATTAAGTCACCTTTTGATGACTTATGA